A window of Dysgonomonadaceae bacterium PH5-43 contains these coding sequences:
- a CDS encoding membrane-bound ClpP family serine protease (product_source=COG1030; cog=COG1030; pfam=PF01957; superfamily=103481,141322; transmembrane_helix_parts=Outside_1_4,TMhelix_5_27,Inside_28_28,TMhelix_29_46,Outside_47_50,TMhelix_51_73,Inside_74_154) has translation MDIFIVVTLCILGILLILVEIFLIPGVTIAAIIGAVFALGGIFYAFSSLGTTAGIITVAVVSVVTLLAVVYLIKSKALDSIALKTDISSTVASESQTNYEVGDEGVTISRLNPIGKVKVNGVVIEGKSIGDFINEDTPIVVVKVSPTQLLVKTK, from the coding sequence ATGGATATATTTATTGTAGTTACATTATGTATATTGGGAATACTCCTGATATTGGTAGAAATATTTCTTATACCGGGAGTCACTATAGCTGCTATAATAGGGGCAGTGTTTGCTCTTGGTGGGATATTTTATGCTTTTAGTAGCTTAGGGACAACAGCAGGTATAATAACTGTAGCGGTGGTATCGGTAGTAACATTGTTGGCAGTAGTATATCTGATAAAGTCGAAAGCTTTAGATTCTATAGCTTTGAAAACAGATATAAGCTCAACAGTAGCAAGCGAATCGCAGACAAATTATGAAGTAGGAGATGAAGGTGTAACTATATCGCGACTAAACCCTATAGGTAAGGTTAAAGTGAATGGTGTTGTTATAGAAGGGAAATCTATAGGCGATTTTATAAACGAAGATACCCCCATTGTGGTGGTAAAAGTATCGCCTACGCAATTATTGGTAAAAACGAAGTGA